In Piliocolobus tephrosceles isolate RC106 chromosome 10, ASM277652v3, whole genome shotgun sequence, a single window of DNA contains:
- the IGFBP6 gene encoding insulin-like growth factor-binding protein 6, with protein MTPHRLLPPLLLLALLLAASPGGALARCPGCGQGVQAGCPGGCVEEEDGGSPPQGCAEAEGCLRREGQECGVYTPNCALGLQCHPPEDDEAPLRALLLGRGRCLPARAPAVSVENPKESKLQAGTGRPQDANRRNQQRNPGTSTTPSQPNSAGVQDTEMGPCRRHLDSVLQQLQTEIYRGAQTLYVPNCDHRGFYRKRQCRSSQGQRRGPCWCVDRMGKPLPGSPDGHGSSSCPAGSSG; from the exons ATGACCCCCCACAGGCTGCtgccgccgctgctgctgctaGCTCTGCTGCTCGCTGCCAGCCCAGGAGGCGCCTTGGCGCGGTGCCCAGGCTGCGGGCAAGGGGTGCAAGCGGGTTGTCCAGGGGGCTGCGTGGAGGAAGAGGATGGGGGGTCGCCACCGCAGGGCTGCGCGGAAGCTGAGGGCTGTCTcaggagggaggggcaggagtgCGGGGTCTACACCCCTAACTGCGCCCTAGGACTGCAGTGCCATCCGCCCGAGGACGACGAGGCGCCTTTGCGGGCGCTGCTGCTCGGCCGAGGCCGCTGCCTTCCGGCCCGCGCGCCCGCGG TTTCAGTGGAGAATCCTAAGGAGAGTAAACTCCAAGCAGGCACTGGCCGCCCACAGGATGCGAACCGCAGAAACCAACAGAGGAATCCAGGCACCTCTACCACACCCTCCCAGCCCAATTCTGCAGGTGTCCAAGACACTGAGATG ggccCATGCCGTAGACATCTGGACTCAGTGCTGCAGCAACTCCAGACTGAGATCTACCGAGGGGCTCAAACGCTCTACGTGCCCAATTGTGACCATCGAGGCTTCTACCGGAAGCGGCAG TGCCGCTCCTCCCAGGGGCAGCGCCGAGGTCCCTGTTGGTGTGTGGATCGTATGGGCAAGCCCCTGCCAGGGTCTCCAGATGGCCATGGAAGCTCCTCCTGCCCCGCTGGGAGTAGCGGCTAA